In Litorimonas taeanensis, one DNA window encodes the following:
- a CDS encoding energy transducer TonB — protein sequence MRNQYNAVFAFIVMGGVGCSTSKPFMPQSQYPPDPWVKGYSNPDDCLGGEKLAAIEFEMPNYPSQSYRTGRQGWVIMRLDVDATGQTTNVAVERSVPDGLFDGSAKKAVKAWTFQPPANGGLQNCRVLLRYRAGSVTLGG from the coding sequence ATGCGTAACCAATATAATGCCGTATTTGCCTTCATCGTCATGGGGGGCGTTGGCTGCTCCACCTCAAAACCCTTTATGCCGCAAAGTCAATATCCGCCAGATCCATGGGTCAAAGGCTATTCTAACCCTGATGATTGTTTAGGAGGAGAAAAGTTAGCGGCTATTGAATTTGAAATGCCTAACTATCCCTCTCAATCCTATCGTACAGGACGTCAGGGTTGGGTTATTATGCGGTTAGATGTCGACGCAACAGGTCAAACCACTAATGTGGCGGTCGAGAGGTCTGTTCCAGACGGTCTATTCGACGGGAGTGCTAAGAAAGCGGTAAAGGCTTGGACGTTCCAGCCTCCTGCAAATGGCGGGCTACAAAATTGCCGTGTACTATTAAGGTATCGAGCGGGAAGCGTGACATTAGGAGGTTAA
- the glmM gene encoding phosphoglucosamine mutase — MSENKSSKEETNTPRKFFGTDGIRGLSNVDKMTPESVMRLGQAAGRYFRNKEKGDHHRPTVFIGKDTRLSGYMIEPALVAGFTSVGMDVTLSGPIPTSAVSILTRTLRADMGVMITASHNKYHDNGIKFFGPSGRKLSDKAEIAIEALLDNEQIRLAKPENLGRVKRYEDMQARYIEIAKATFPRRMRLSGLKIVLDCANGAAYHTAPDTMWELGADEVIPLGVSPNGKNINSGCGSTHTDLLSETVVKTGADIGIALDGDADRLIMCDEKGKVIDGDQLLGLICYSWYVNKTLAKPGLVATVMSNLGLERFIQGHKMDFIRTAVGDRHVAARMRQDGYNLGGEQSGHILMPDFAPTGDGTISALQVLAELIRQDKPASEVLNVFDPVPQMLKNVTYSGTSPLMQKEVKKAIDEAQASFGDTGRVLVRASGTEPLIRVMAEGDDEGKVDKITDHLVAVINNYAS; from the coding sequence ATGAGCGAAAATAAATCATCGAAAGAAGAAACGAACACTCCCCGTAAATTTTTCGGAACAGATGGTATTCGCGGGCTTTCAAATGTTGATAAAATGACACCAGAGAGTGTTATGCGCTTGGGTCAAGCGGCTGGTCGCTATTTCCGCAACAAAGAAAAGGGAGATCATCACAGACCTACTGTGTTTATCGGTAAAGACACGCGTTTGTCAGGCTACATGATTGAGCCCGCTTTGGTCGCGGGTTTCACGTCTGTCGGTATGGATGTTACATTGTCGGGGCCTATCCCCACATCCGCAGTATCAATCTTAACTCGTACATTGCGGGCGGATATGGGTGTTATGATTACGGCTTCTCATAATAAATATCATGATAATGGCATTAAATTTTTTGGGCCGAGCGGACGAAAGCTTTCGGATAAAGCGGAAATTGCCATTGAAGCTTTGCTCGACAATGAACAAATTCGTCTCGCAAAGCCTGAAAACCTTGGTCGTGTTAAACGATATGAAGACATGCAGGCGCGCTATATTGAAATCGCGAAAGCGACTTTCCCGCGCCGAATGAGATTGTCTGGTTTGAAGATTGTTCTCGATTGCGCCAATGGCGCGGCTTATCACACTGCGCCTGATACGATGTGGGAATTGGGAGCAGATGAAGTTATTCCTCTGGGCGTTTCACCAAATGGAAAAAATATTAATTCAGGATGTGGTTCTACGCATACTGATTTGTTGTCAGAGACCGTCGTCAAGACAGGCGCCGATATTGGTATTGCGCTCGATGGGGATGCCGATCGTTTAATCATGTGTGATGAAAAAGGTAAGGTTATCGATGGAGACCAATTGCTAGGTTTGATTTGTTATAGTTGGTACGTCAATAAAACCCTTGCAAAGCCGGGCCTTGTTGCGACGGTCATGAGTAATTTAGGACTTGAGCGCTTTATCCAAGGGCACAAGATGGACTTTATTCGCACGGCTGTGGGGGACAGACATGTTGCAGCCCGGATGCGACAAGATGGATATAATCTGGGCGGCGAGCAATCAGGACATATACTCATGCCAGATTTCGCGCCAACAGGTGACGGTACAATCTCTGCCTTACAAGTGTTAGCGGAACTCATCCGCCAAGATAAGCCGGCGAGTGAAGTTTTAAACGTATTTGACCCTGTCCCGCAGATGCTTAAAAATGTGACTTATTCGGGGACTTCGCCCTTAATGCAAAAAGAAGTCAAAAAAGCCATTGATGAAGCCCAGGCTAGTTTTGGTGATACAGGGCGTGTATTAGTCAGAGCATCTGGCACAGAGCCGTTAATTCGTGTAATGGCCGAAGGGGATGACGAAGGCAAAGTCGATAAAATCACAGACCATCTCGTCGCCGTGATAAATAACTATGCTTCATAA